The Onychomys torridus chromosome 2, mOncTor1.1, whole genome shotgun sequence sequence TCCACATTGGTTAATGAGGTCATAAACAACTGTGATGACTATAGGAATAAGTATTGGGCACCTGAGGCATCATCAGCTTAACATGTGGAGAGCTGTGTGTCTCCTCCACTCAGGGCTGCAGAGGGACCACAGATGCCACGGCACAAAATGAACATAACCCACATGGTTGTTTTCAGGTGCTTCAAGGTGTCTTGCCAAGCAGTAGGTGTCCACCCACCCCTGGAGCTGTCCCACTACCAGATCAAGTTTTCAGCCACTGCCTTGTATGGCACCACTGTGTCCACACTGTATGTCATCAATTCTCACCTGAGCATGAACAAACTGACCCACTCCTTGCCTCGAATTGGGTCAGAGGAAGCAACCCCAGTGGGACCAACATCCTTTGAGTTCTTGGTACCCCCTAATTCACCCATCACCATCTCACCATCCGTGGGGACTGTGTTACCAGGAAAGGTGAGCATGGGCCCCACTGACAGCCTAGGAGGCAAGGCGGCAAGGCATCCAGGCCACTCTCCAGGGTCCCTGGCTTGGTATACCTTAACCACAGGTATTGAACCACAGCAAGGCCAAGGGTATGAGCCAGGGGCTCAGGAGCAGTGGGAAGAAGACACAGTGCCCCTGGCCTCACCTGAGCTGAGAGGCAGAGCTCTGAGAGGAAGCTGACCCAGCACATGCCTGCCTGGGGCTGGAAGGAAGATGTGCAGACTGTCAGAACAGCCAAGTGTTGGCTTATAGTAGATAGCTAAAGAAAGCCACACAATACCTGCCTCAAAGAGCACACCTGTGGCCCACTTCCATTCAGTGTCCTATTGTCTGGTCACCAGCAGGATTCAAAGGATACAGTTATCTAAAACATGTTCTGTCAAATTTAGAAATTACTACCTCAGTATTGGTTCTCATCTCCCACTGAGTTACGACAGTGTCTAGCTCTATTTTTCCTTCTACTCTGccttttcccttctccttcctcttccttttctgtcttctctccttttttctcatctctgcctcccctgctcactcttttcctcctctgtcttttcttccccctcttaCCTGTCATTTCACCCCCCAAACTCTCCCCCACACATTCTGAGCATCAAGGAGATGTGGTCAGCAAATCACCGAGGATTCTTTCCTGAGACATGTCCCATGGGGACTTGCTGCAGAGATGGGAAAGGGCTCCATGTTCCCAGGTTCATTTCTTACTCTAGTCTGGTGAGGTTCTGACCCATTCAGGACCCTGCTCTCAGCACATCTAATTAACAGACCTCCAACATACATGGCCTGAAGTCTACCCCAGCTTCCTAGGGCAATGATCAGGGAGAACCTTCCTGGAAGGGAACATCTAGGTTAAAATATCAAAAAAGCAACCTTAGATAAATGCAGTTaagcttggtggcacataccttttgagagacaaaggcaggcagatctctgtgagttcaaggctagcctggtctacagagagttccaggacagccagggctacacagagaggccttgtcttgggaaaaacaaaacagagtgggtggaaaagagaaggagagggagaggaggcagggaggttgtgtgtgtgtgtgtgtgtgtgtgtgtgtgtgtgtgtgtgtgagagagagagagagagagagagagagagagagagagagagagagagagagagagagagaatgaatacagGCCactaagggaggagggaggagcaccagcagggccatctctgccctctGAGCTTCTGGGGGAGGGTTGGCAGTCCTAGTGTCTCTCTGCAGAGGTGCTTGGTCCAAGTGGCCTTCCAGCCTGTACTGCCACATGAGATAATCCTTGAGGAAGCCATTCATATCCTGAACAAGGAAACAGAGACCAAACTGGTAAGTGAAGTATTTTGGGGGAGATGCATAGTGACCAGAGGGTAGCAGCATGAGGGAGCAAAACAGCACGCGAGCAAACGGAAGGAGGGTGCAGCTGTGTGGGCCTGCTGTGGAATGACCtctctgtacgctgtgaatatgttttaccatcagttaataaagaagctgctttggcctatagcaagacaGGATAAagacaggtgggaaatccaagcagaaatacagagagaagggtgaaGTTAGACAGATGCCAGTGAGCCGCCAGAGCAACAAGATGTACTAGAGAACAGGTAACACcacaaagccacgtggcaaaatatagatgaatagaaatgggtgaatttagccaggcagtggtggctcacgcctgtaattccagcactcgggaggcagaggcaggtggatctctgtgagttcgaggacagcctggtctacaaagcaagttccaggacagcctccaaagctacagagaacaaacaaaaagaaaaagaaaagagtgaattTAAGTTgtaggagctagttagtaataagcctaagcaaTAGGCCAAATGGTCTGtgattaatattaaacctctgaatgattattttaaaagtggctacaggaccaggcaggacagaaaagccCCTTTTACATGGGCCTCTGGCACCTGGGACTGCAGTCTGTGTCCTACATGTGACAGAAGTACAAGGCAGACTTCTGTGCTCCAAGCTGGTGAAAGGTTGTCTtacaagatctctctctctcctggaagCACCACCAGGCAGCAGGAGGCAAGGGTGACCCTAAGGGTGGCTGGAGTTTCAGCCAAAGCAGGGATAAAAACCCAGCATAGCCTCTCTTGAGGCTATGCATCTGTGCTGCACCACACGCATGAGCGAAGAGCCCtgaccttcctttctccttctgatGAGGCAGTGAGGTTCAAGAAAGGCATGGGCTGGAGGAGACTGATAACCCCAATTGGGCAAACTTCTTACTTCTCTGTGGCTTGGTCTCTCTAGTTCAGACATTTCAGGCCATGAACTTGTCCTTGGAGGGTCTCTGTGTGTGGGCTTCCCAGGTGACCCTGGATGCTTATCTGTCTCCACTGCTTACTTTCTTAATCCCCTGATGCACCTGTTGTCAATCTTCCTTAGACAGCCAGTTGATTTGAGGGTGCCATTCACTCCAAACTTGAACTGGTAGCTCCTGTCACACAGCAAGCAGTCAGACCAAGCCTGCTAGGCTAGGCTATAAACAGACATTTCCCcactgcccagtcccaaataaatgcacagaggcTTACATGAATTATAAATTctcggccagtagctcaggcttattactaactagctcttacattttaagttaacctgtATTCCTTAAttacactctgccacatggtggtacctttattagcatggtaagttcatctcctgctccctctgcatctggctggtgactcctgactgggcccttctccttcccatcattcttagcttggtcaccctgcctatacttcctgcctggctactggccaatcagtgttttattaaaccaattcaagtgacatctttacagtgtatgaGAGGATTACTCCATAGCAGTAGGCCTCAGAAGAGCCTGGGACAGGGGAGCAGTGAAACACCTGCTGTGCAGAAGACTGAGCCCCAATGGTAGCCCCACAGTATCTGCTCCTGCTTACAGTTCCGAAAGGAAACAACCCAAAGGAAGGAACAGTGGAAACAGTCTCTGCCTGTGGTTCGGGTTCACAACCGGGACCGACCAACCCGGGCCTCTACTCCCCATACCCAAGAGCTGCAGAGGCAGGAGCTCAGTGCCAGGTAAGACAAAGGGATCTTCCCAATCCGCATCTCACCAACCCTTCCTGGATGTGATGAAGCCCACCTTGTTCAGTAGAGGTTTTCCCATACATTGCCTGGATGGAGCACCACTTCACTGACTTGTATGTCTGCAGATCCAAGACTGactgtgtagtggtatttgctacATGACTGGCCTCAGAAATAGTTGGACCCAGGGCTCTTCTTCCGAGGCATCTGTTCCTTGGCTATTCCCTTGGGCCTGGTATCCCTCTGAACAGACTACTCCATGGTCTGACTCTAGCCTCCTCAATGAACAAATGAGCCCAAGAAAGCTCTGATGGGTTAGGCCACTTGCCAGCCCCAGACCTGTCCCTGTGGACCCAGGAATATGGCTCTGTAGTGACAAAGACATTTACTCCATCTCTCTGGATGGCCAGGGTCTGCAATGGGGAAGAAGGTCCCTACAGGAGCCAGAGAAAGGTGGGAAAGTTAATCTATCAGACAAAACTGGTGTGGCCACCACCTGGGACCCATAGTGGCTCTGAGCTCTGCCTTTTAATACTTTCACCTTTCCCAGAGAGTCCACCTGAGCCCACAGCCCTAGAGAGCAGGCATGACCATCAAAGATGAGGAAGGTCTGATCCCACTCTGAGTATCCTAGGAGCAGAGCCTAACAAGTCATGAGGAACATGCATGAATGTACTTTGTTGGCTTCATTCCAGTTCCAATGAATACCAAGCTGCACAAGCCACCTTGGCCAGAACCTTCCAGGGGAAGTTTGACAGGTTTGTGGTCCCCTGTGTCATTGCCAGTGGTGACATCAAAGACAGGAAGGCATCGGAACCTCTGAGCTTCAGGTGTGTggggttcttttttatttttatttttattttatttatttatttttttgagctgaggatcaaacccagggctttgcacttgcaaggcaagcactctaccactgagctaaatccccaacctgtgtGGGGTTCTTAAGACAGGATGGGGTGTGATTGACCATAAAATCACTGTCCCTCCTCTACTGCTGGTCATATCTGAGACCTGGGGGACACAGGGTCACCCTAATCTGCCATTATTTACCCTTGTCTTGCTTCTAGCCCCTATAACACTCTATATCTGGAGCTATGGTGTCCAGTAGTGGCTCCATCCATTGTGGTGACATCTAATGAAGGCAAGACTGTCGTTAACTTTGGTGATATTGCTGTGGGTAAGTCCTAATTCTATACCGACAGCCCTCACTCCTGACAGCGTATCTTCTACCCTGGGTACCAGGACCATTCCAGTTACTATCTGCTCCCTGACCCCACTGAAGAAATAGATGCTCCTTGGGCCCTGTGACTCTATGACATGACTCTTTGCCACATTTCAGGGCATCGAGGCATAAGGAAGATCACTCTCCAGAACATTTCTCCAGAGGACCTTGATGTATCCTTATCCCGTACTCAGTGAGTCAGCTTCCAGGGTTGGAGATGGCAGTGAGGTGTGTGGCAGAGCCTGCAAAACATTATCTTCATCCTTGATACTAAGTTCTTAGTTGGAGTTCTCAGTGCTGAACCCCCATGGCCCCTTCGTTCTGCTAAACCCCTCCAGAAAGCTATGTTCTGGCGAGACACAAACCCTGGTCCTGTCCTTCTCACCCCACGAGAGCATACTGGTGAGTGCAGCCCCCAGGCAATGCTGCTGCCCTGAGATCCCCACACTGCAGGGCCATGATGTGACCACAGGCAGACACCACTGTGTTCTCAGGCCCAGATGATCAGCTGGAACCTGAAAGCAGTCTGTCCTGACCCAGTTCTTGCCAACGAGCCTGTGGAAGCAAAGATCTCCAGGCTCTCAGGAGCACAGTGCTATCAGCCAGCTACTCATGGGTAGAGCTCCCATGTCTGCACTTTGCCTAAGGACATAATCTCCTTAGGCTCAAGAAACACTGGACATCATCTCCAAGAGAGGCACGCTCACTCTTACCCTTACGGGCACAGGTGTGGCATCCATGATTACATGCTCCATTGAAGGCAACATCCTCAACATGGGCTATGTGCTTGCCAGAGAATCTGTCTCGATAAATTTTAAGGTGAATTAAGCCCTGGTCCCAGCCTccttaaaaaaggatttattagAGCCAGTGAACTCTGCATTTGGAAAGCACCCAGCTGGTTGGGGAACCCCTGGAGGCTCAGATTGTCTCTCCTGAATTCTGTTCCCAAGAGGCTGTCATTTCTGATGTCTTCCTAGCAGGGAACCCAGAGCCTTTACTTCTGGGAAAGCTGGGAGTGCACCCTTACCCTGACCTGACAAAGCACTGGCCTGAAGGATGTTTCTTGTCTTTCTACATCAGGCCTTCATTGCTCTTCCTCCTTGCTACTTATTTACTTCTTTGGAACTCTAACTAGGTTCTCCCAGTGGACAGACCTCTAAGGAGATCCATGCTGTTACCTGGGCTCCCTCATGTCAACATGAACATGGTCCTGTCTCACCCTGAGGGCTACCCTAGGTTTGGACTCAAGCAATCTACTTGCTCACCTGCTCTGATGGGGTCCTGAAGCAGAGTACCATACAGGGTGCTATCCAAAGAGAGGAttgagggaggagaagagacTAGATGAGGATATGGTTCAGTTAAGAGGAGCTCTGGAGAACAGTTGACAGGCACAGAGCTGGCCACACAGTTGGACAGGGAAGCAGGCTGCCAGCCAGCCTtagaaaaggccaagtgattgaGTAACAACAGTCCCAAACACTGCTACTGCGGTTACTGTTGGCAATACCACCAGAAAGGGCTTGGAACATAGGGTCACCTGGTTCCCATCAGGAGTGATCTAGCAGCAAGCAACCTAGTCATAGACACTGACCACAGGCACAGGGCAGCTTAGGGTATGCTAGTTGAGTGACATCTTGCTCTTGCAGCTACAGAATGAATCCTCCCTTCCCATTAAGTTCTGGATGCGGCTGGAGAGCCTCTCCAAAAAAAGGGCTGAGACCCGGCAGCAGCTTCCAAAGTTCCTTACCTCCCATGAGCAGAGGACTGAAATTGTTGGTGAGTTAACACATTGCCAGGAATCACAGGGGTACGGAACCATGAGGAGATATGTGCTGATGGAGTACGGCAAGACAGATCATGAAGAGACTGAGCCAAAAGGAAAGCAGAGGGGTATGAGTTCAGTGGAGCAGGACTGGTAGTGTTGATCATAACCCCTGTCCTGCCCACAGGCACACAGAACCACAATGGCCAGAGCGTATTCAGTGTTGTTCCAGTTGAGGGACTCATGGTCCCTGGGAAGGCTCACGAATTCACCATAACCTTCAGTCCAGATCATGAGAGCCTCTACTTCTCTGACCTGCTCCAAGTGGTGCTCTTTGAAAAGGTGGAGCTTATAGCTTAACCCCCACAGATCCCACTCCATTCTGGGAAGGATCCCTGTGTATCCCTTATCTGACCCTTCCTGGAGGCTTTTATTATCAAGTACCTCCTGTTGGAGGATGTCAAACAGAGATCAGCATCCCTGGTTCTCTAGGCCCCACCCCTGAACCAGCCTCAGTCCCCAAATATCAAGCTTTATGGCAGGCTGCTATGCTTCTTGTCCCCAGAAAGTCTCCCACCAGATCCTCCTGAAGGGTGCTGCCCGTGAGCACATGATGTTTGTGGAGGGAGGAGACCCACTGGATGTACCTGTGGAGTCCCTGACAGTGATCCCTGCCTTTGACCCAGAACATAGAGAAGGTGAGCCCCTACCATGTGATTTCTGGCTCAGGGAAAGGGGAAGCAGGGATAACCTCAGAGAGCAGTGAGAGGGCCCTCTAGCATCCCAGACCAGCAAGTGGGCATACTGAGGCCCATTGGAGAAGAGCAGATTACTGGCCCATCAGCcccagagccaggcaggatgATCTCTACCAAGGAGATTGCTCTGAGAGGTTCCAGCTTCACCCTCCACTTCCTGTTGTGCTGCCTGACCCTGGACAGCTCACCTTACCCCCAGGCCATATCCTTCTATCTAACCACTTTTCAGCTAGATCTCCCCCTCCAGAAGCAGAGGAGATGAAGCCCATTCTGGTGACCTTGAACTATGTCCAGTTTGACACAGACATACCAACCCCACCTGCCACCCGAGAGCTGCAAGTGGGTTGTATCCGGACCACCCAGCCATCACCAAGGAAGGTGATTACAGCCCTAGCCTGAGCTAAACCCCAGAAATTTCATTGGCCTCCCTGACCTGGGCTCCCTGACTTCTCCTGGCCTTGTGTAGGATTTTTGCAGCAGATGTAAGGTGGCAGCCCTGGTCAGAGTTGAGGGGTAGGTAAAGCTGGGCACCCTCATCCTGCTAGTTCTACTGCCCCCTGAGAGTATCTGACCCTCTGACCTCCAGTCGTACCAATGTCTCATAGACTGTGGAGTTCAGCCTGGACAGTATCCCATGGCTTCAGCACAAGGGCTTCTCCATCGAGCCTTCCAGGGGTTCTGTGGAGCGTGGTCAGACCAAGACCATCAGCATCTCCTGGGTACCGCCTGCTGACTtcgatgtaggtgctgggaccccaggctaggcaggaagaggtggtGAAGTAGGCAGGGCGTTGGGAACAAGCAGATTTGTCTGGAAACCCTACTAAGGAGCTTCTTCTTCCAGCCGGACCATCCACTCATGGTGTCAACTCTGCTGCAGCTCCGGGGAGATGTAAAGGAAACCTACAAAGTCATCTTTGTAGCCTACGTGGTGGCTGGGCTCTGAGGTCACAGGAAACTGCAGAGCCTCTTGGACTCTCCTATCTACCCTGAATCCCTTCCTAGGCTGTGGGGCCAGGCCAACCCATTCCCCTAGGCCTGGGACCTGGGCATCCCCTGCTGGGCAGGTTCAAATGTCCCAGAGCCAGAGCTCCCCAGCCCTACAGACATGGCTACTTCCTGCTGCCCTGAGTGCAATCCAAGAACCCCGCCCTACCCCCCAACAAACCAAGAAATACTAATCCATCCAACAACTTACCACAGTCTGCTCCTAGATACACTACCTCCGCCCCTCAAATCCCAGACCCACCAGCACCTCCTCAGGCTTTAGAGGTCCCAGGAGATAGTGCAGATCTATCAATAAACTCATAAAACCAAGTCACAAGTGTGCAGTGACAGGGTGGAGGTGTGGGGCTGGCTAAGCACAAAGTAAGGTGGGAGGGCAGCCTGGAGGAAGCCCGACCCACACTCTCCCTCACAGACACCCATAAGACAACGTTCTGCCTAGTAAGAACCTCCCAGAGGGTGGAATCTTGCTGGACAACTAGAGGGAGTTCACCCTGACTCAAACACTGGAAGATTCCTCCAAATCTGTACTATTGAGGGTGACAGCATACAGTTCAGGGTGCTGGGGGTGCAGAGCCAAGGGTGATCCTGGTCCAGACCTAGAAAGGcgcagagaggaacaggaagaggacaAGAGCTTCCAAAGTCCAGAGTAGGTCCAACCAAGAAGTGGGCCAGGGAAAGGGGGGCCCAGCTTATGAGTTTGAGTTTATACTTGTCTAAGAAGAGTGGGTTTGGCTTTCTGGGCCCTAACTACTCAGTATACTTCCACTCCTACACTGCATCCAACCCGCCTTCCTATCGGTGCAGCATACCTACTTTGCCACCCAGTGGGGACAAGCTACCAAGAGAGCCTTCCCAGCCTTGCTAGGCCTGGCACGGCAAGGAGGGTGATGACATGTATCCGGGTGCTCTCCTGAACACTGCTCTAACTCCTGTACTTAGTGCCTTTGGAACCCTGAAGCCTGGCATTGCCCTAAGTGAGTCAGTGACAGTGACTTTGAAGCAGCATTTCACAGGGTTTCTGCTCAGTGACCCTGGAGGTATCAGGCCCAGGCCCTTTGCTGCCCTGAGCTGACCAGTTAAAACCTCAAACCCTTGACATGTTTCCAGGTCAGATGGGTGGCAACAGCAAGCCCACTAGACCAGGCCAGGGTTCATGAGGACATGCTCTAGGGAAAGCATGGCCCCAGGCAGGCCACTTCCTTCTGAACCCAGACAAGGTTCTCCCACCCAGGTCCTCTCTTTTCTGGACCCCAGGTTCTGATCTGGGCCTCAGGTTGCTCTTTTGTCATCCAGTCTTTCCTCCTATTATGGTGCTGGCCCTCCAATACCAAGCATAGCCAAGGCAGagcaaaggagggaagcaaggcAGGGGACAAGTTCACCAGCCTGACAGAAAGAGCCCTTGAGAGGCAAAGCACAGGTCCTGAATGCATAGGACAGCTGTAGACAGAACCCTGAAGCACTCCTTCAGTGAGGGAGAAACCTGAGATACACACAAATATGAGCAAAGtgaagaaaaggcagaaggaagggCAGGTGCACCTCCTGTCCTTAATCAGCTTGGCTGTGCTGGCCACCCCCTGCAATCTGATCACTAACATCCAATAGTTCCCTAACAGAGGAGGGCAGAGCACCTGGCTTGGAGGGAGAAAGATTAATAAGCTCCTCCAGGAAGAAGCAGCCACTTCAGCAGAAGAAGCAGCAGACATCCCAGGATGAGGGAGGCGTGCTGGGAAGTGGTCTATTTGCAGCACCTGGATAGTCCAGAGCCAGGTTCTGGCTCCAGACCAAATGTGTCCACATGGAGGATGCATGTAGCAAATGTTCTCTAATAGTGGTTTGGAAAGCTAGAGCCCCAGCTTATTAATGGTATAAACTCCCACCCCTTTCACCTAGAGGACTGTGGAGTATGAGGGTGGATTTACCTGTCCCGAGAGGCCACAACCCAGTGCAGCCCACAAGTTTCAGAACCCTGGTTTGTGAATGGGGATGGGGAAAATAGGAGATAGGGGTGGCTGGGTGGGATGTCAGTCTTATACAAGACAAACCCATGGCCCATGCCCAGAGCATGACCTGCTCTATCCCCTACCTTGGTCCTTGAAGATgcaggggtggtgtgtgtgtgtgtgtgtgtgtgtgtgtgtgtgtgtgtgtgtgtgtccgtcctgGCATGCATGCGCGCACTCTCTTAAACCGTTTGTGCGCGCACATGCTCTCTCAAACAGGGATGGTAACCTCTAGGGACAGAAAAATGGAGGTCAGGGAGCAAGGAGGGAAGCACACCAAGGTGGGTGTGATCCTGGACCTTCAGCTGACAAGGCCCAGGGGCGGGGCCTCATAAAGCTGAGTGGACGCTGGACTGAGTTCCGCTGTGTCTGCGGAACATGGCCCCTAGGCCGCCAGTCACACAGGGGCTCTTGCTGCTGCTACCTCTCCTGCCACTGTCGCAGGTAGGTTGGGCCACGCGTACGGCGGGTTTGTGGCAAGTGGGGCGGCCCTGAGTTCGGCCCCGCCCCGCTCAGGCTCACCCTTGTCCCCACAGGTGACGCTGGGTTCCGCGGACAGCAATTGTGACCCTTCGGACCAGTAAGTAGCTGGGGACGGGGAGGCggggaggggacaggggagggagacagagctCGGCCCCTCACGCTGGAAAAGGCTGGAGCGGTGGAGTGAGCTAGCAGATACCCTGCCTGCTCCAGGTGCCGCTGTCCCCGCAGGTGCCCGCCCCAGGCCCGCTGGAGCAGCCTATGGCATGTGGGGTAAGTGGAAGCCGAGGTGCCAAGCCTCTGGTCCGACAGTTCCTCTGAAGGTAGACCGAGGCTAGGCCGGCCAGACCCTTTCTATCTACTGCCCCCAGCTCCCTGGACGCTGTTTGTTTAAAGAGCTCTTGATCCCCAGGCAGTCTTGGAAGCAAAACCTGATTATAGTAGGCAGAAGGCACAAGGATTGTGCAGTTGGCTGGGGACAGTGTGTCCTGGGAATGAACCCAAGGACACCTCTGGCCAGCCCTAGAGAGCCAGCCAGGGCAGGCTGCTCCTCAGGCCTGCATCTAGCCCAAGAAGTTCTGGCACAGAGAGACTtgtcttgctttcttttcccCTGTCTTGTTATCCTGTCTTGGGTGGTTGGGCATGACTGGCCCCAGGGTACAGGTGCGGGGCAGATCCTCACTCTTCTCTGCCAGGCTTATCCTGCTTGCCATACTCCTGATGCTTCTGTGTGGGGTCACAGCCAGTTGTGTACGGTTCTGCTGCCTCAGGAAGCAGCTGCACACCCAGACACGCATGCCACCAGCATGGCAGCCCTGTGACCTGACAGTCATCCCCGTGGACAGTGACAGCCCTGCACACAGCACTGTGACCTGTGAGTGTCTGGGGACCCACTAGCCAGCATGGGGGTGGTGGACACGGGGGTGAATGCCAAACCGTCCCCACAAACCCACTCTTGTTCCCTGCAGCCTACAGTTCCGTGCAGTACCCACTGGGCATGCGGCTGCCCCTGTTCTTCGGGGAGCCAGACCCTGACTCCATGGTCCCTCCCACCTACAGCCTGTATGCCTCTGAGCTGCCACCCTCCTATGATGAGGCTGTGAAGATGACAAAAGCCAGAGAGGAAGCAGTGACTCCCTCTCAGAAACCCACCTCTCTGCCTGAGGCCATGGGGCTAGAGACTACTCCAGGGCCCCAAGAGCCAGGCCCCAGTGCCCAGCAGCCCTAGCTGTGCCCCTTTGAAAAGGGTAGGAGTTCTTTCTTCTGGAGCCATTAAACCATAGCCTGGATTCTGGCACTTAGAACCAAGGACCCCGACCTGTGCCATCCTTCCCCTGGGAAGGCCAGCCATCCAGCACATTGCTGCAAACTTGGCCTCATTGCTATGCAATGCCGGGCCAGTCAGCCTGCCCTGTATTGGCCCCTCCTCCTTACCCCTCCCACCTATCTGGGGCCCAGCAGACCCTCAGCCCAGAGGAGCCTGAACTTTGAGAGCTGTAGCCCCACTAGCATGTCAGCCCTTTGAAGAGAGAATAAAGTTTATGTGAACATGGTCTCTGCCTTTGTAGAAAGGGCTCTAGTGCCCCCAGAGTGTCTTAGGTAGCCACCCCAGTGTAGACAGACAGGGTTACTGGAAGTCCATTTACTTCTCCTGCTGGTGTTCAGAACCCAGAACTGGATAATGAGAAAGGCCAAGGTCAGAGAGAAATGGTCTAAATTGTGTTTCCAGGACTGTCTTGCACATCCTTCTCTAGGACCAACTCCTTACCACCTTCCCTTCAGGTTGGGACAGTGAAAAACAGTAGAGTCTGGCTGGAACATTTATTTGATGCAGAGCTGTGGACAGGGAGGGTGGCAGTGGGCAGTAGATTTCCTGGGCAGATCTCCCACAGTCACAGCAGAAAGACTCTTCTGTCATCTGGCTACAAACTCTGGAGGTAGACGGCCAGGTTCC is a genomic window containing:
- the Tmem52 gene encoding transmembrane protein 52 isoform X2, which gives rise to MAPRPPVTQGLLLLLPLLPLSQVTLGSADSNCDPSDQCPPQARWSSLWHVGLILLAILLMLLCGVTASCVRFCCLRKQLHTQTRMPPAWQPCDLTVIPVDSDSPAHSTVTSYSSVQYPLGMRLPLFFGEPDPDSMVPPTYSLYASELPPSYDEAVKMTKAREEAVTPSQKPTSLPEAMGLETTPGPQEPGPSAQQP
- the Tmem52 gene encoding transmembrane protein 52 isoform X1, with translation MAPRPPVTQGLLLLLPLLPLSQVTLGSADSNCDPSDQCRCPRRCPPQARWSSLWHVGLILLAILLMLLCGVTASCVRFCCLRKQLHTQTRMPPAWQPCDLTVIPVDSDSPAHSTVTSYSSVQYPLGMRLPLFFGEPDPDSMVPPTYSLYASELPPSYDEAVKMTKAREEAVTPSQKPTSLPEAMGLETTPGPQEPGPSAQQP